The following coding sequences lie in one Pseudobdellovibrionaceae bacterium genomic window:
- the spoVG gene encoding septation regulator SpoVG — MNITDIKILLVNEERLKAYVSIIFDNCFIVKDLKIIQGPSNLFVAMPSKKLKDNSFKDIAHPLNKESRLAIEKLIFEEYKKTLQSINQSLDQITEEK, encoded by the coding sequence GTGAACATAACAGATATCAAAATTTTACTAGTTAATGAAGAAAGACTAAAAGCCTATGTTAGCATAATATTTGATAACTGCTTTATAGTTAAAGATTTAAAAATTATACAAGGGCCTAGCAATTTATTTGTAGCCATGCCCAGCAAGAAATTAAAAGACAATAGCTTTAAAGATATTGCCCACCCTTTAAACAAAGAGTCTCGGCTAGCCATAGAAAAATTAATTTTTGAAGAATACAAAAAAACATTGCAATCTATTAATCAGTCTTTAGATCAAATTACTGAAGAAAAATGA
- a CDS encoding response regulator, with amino-acid sequence MAIFIIDDDPHILNLVSGCLEWQGHDVLSFSSPIKAIKTLKTTSPELVILDIDMPKINGFKVLEELRQKRKYIPVIFLTGRSDRLEVIEGLDKGADDYLVKPFDARELMARVAAQWRIKSMRNDLEEANKFLKKLAITDALTQLFIMEQAYKKTENIFKKYNNKKTPAAELLTKQGEALGYGFCMLDLDHFKLVNDGNSHLFGSFVLSEFAKLLKKSLPNTKSFAARYGGDEFFSVIYGTKKEVHRWAEDFRKTIASYIFLQDTSKIQLSTSMGLSFVDIKKIQKLKSTKAQFSKAVLYFSDEALYKSKKKGRNKLTTKYLSQIHFSSVI; translated from the coding sequence ATGGCTATTTTTATAATTGATGATGATCCGCACATTTTAAATTTAGTTTCTGGGTGTTTAGAGTGGCAAGGCCATGATGTTTTAAGCTTCTCATCTCCTATAAAAGCTATAAAAACTTTAAAAACCACTTCTCCAGAGTTAGTCATTTTAGATATTGATATGCCTAAAATAAATGGGTTTAAGGTGCTAGAGGAGTTGCGGCAAAAAAGAAAATACATTCCCGTTATTTTTTTAACAGGAAGGTCTGACCGACTAGAGGTAATTGAAGGTTTAGACAAGGGGGCTGATGATTATTTGGTCAAACCTTTTGATGCTCGCGAGCTAATGGCCAGAGTGGCTGCGCAATGGCGTATTAAATCTATGAGAAATGATTTAGAAGAGGCTAATAAATTTTTAAAAAAATTAGCCATTACCGACGCTTTAACACAATTGTTTATAATGGAACAAGCTTATAAAAAAACAGAAAATATTTTTAAAAAATATAATAATAAAAAAACACCCGCTGCCGAGTTATTAACTAAACAAGGTGAGGCCTTGGGTTATGGTTTTTGTATGTTAGATTTAGATCATTTTAAATTGGTTAATGATGGCAACAGTCATTTATTTGGCAGTTTTGTGTTATCTGAGTTTGCTAAACTATTAAAGAAAAGTTTACCAAACACAAAAAGTTTTGCCGCTCGTTATGGTGGTGATGAATTTTTTTCTGTAATTTATGGAACAAAAAAAGAAGTGCATCGCTGGGCAGAAGATTTTAGAAAAACAATAGCCAGCTATATTTTTTTGCAAGACACTTCAAAAATACAATTAAGCACTAGTATGGGTTTAAGTTTTGTAGACATCAAAAAAATACAAAAATTAAAAAGTACAAAGGCGCAATTTTCTAAAGCGGTTTTGTATTTTTCTGACGAGGCTTTGTATAAATCTAAAAAGAAGGGAAGAAATAAGCTGACTACTAAGTACTTAAGTCAAATTCATTTTTCTTCAGTAATTTGA
- a CDS encoding leucine--tRNA ligase, protein MVYNCSKIEKKWQDKWAAERCFEAEDNSKKPKYYALDMFPYPSGYGLHVGHIASYTPADVLSRYKRSLGFNVLHPIGYDAFGLPAEQHAIQTGVHPEETTKAAIENFKRQLQSFGFSFDWSREISTCDKDFYKWTQYIFLILLKKGLAYQKEVPVNWCPGLKTVLANEEVVDGKSERGGHPVFKKPMKQWMLKITDYAEELLNDLDTLDWPQKTKDMQRHWIGKSVGANICFKTENTDDVISVFTTRPDTIFGVSFIVLAPEHLLSLSICTEEKKQEVKTYIEKASSISELDRKSNTIKQGVFTGTYAVHPLTKKLLPIWIADYVLMDYGSGAIMAVPAHDQRDYDFATKYQLDILPVLKSNELKTTLPFTEEGSLINSKHLNGLSKTAAITEIIKTIEEKKIGKKEVQYKLRDWLFSRQRYWGEPFPVVHTNGGQCVGVSHEELPVSLPQTPNYEPTDTGEAPLARIEEFVNYSYNGITGKRETDTMPGSAGSSWYFLRYTDPHNNKEAFSFDKQKYWMPVDLYVGGSEHSVGHLLYSRFWQKVLFNAGLSSYKEPFKKLVHQGVVIGPDGQRMSKSKGNVVSADDVKNNIGADATRAYICFMGPFEKDKLWNSDGAEGIKKFLERYYRLCLDEKGNAITENLSPNQISPLLLKLYHKTVKKVGQDIETMNFNTALSSLMVLTNQLYKENVKPHFILQAMCQLLMPFTPHLSEEIWERLGQTGLVSLAQWPKYDEELTKENSMQMGVQVNGKMRGLIEVTQQTSQEEAVKKAETLKPYTQALQDKKILKIIYKPGKILNIITSR, encoded by the coding sequence ATGGTTTATAATTGTTCAAAGATAGAAAAAAAATGGCAAGATAAATGGGCTGCAGAGCGCTGCTTTGAAGCAGAAGATAATTCTAAAAAACCCAAATACTATGCCTTAGATATGTTTCCTTACCCCTCTGGCTACGGATTGCATGTGGGTCATATTGCCTCTTATACCCCTGCTGATGTTTTATCTCGATATAAACGCAGTTTAGGCTTTAATGTTTTACATCCCATAGGCTATGATGCCTTTGGCCTACCCGCCGAACAACACGCTATTCAAACCGGAGTTCATCCCGAAGAAACAACAAAAGCGGCCATTGAAAATTTTAAAAGACAATTGCAATCCTTTGGCTTTAGCTTTGACTGGTCGAGAGAAATTTCTACCTGTGATAAGGATTTTTATAAATGGACACAATATATTTTTTTAATTTTGTTAAAAAAGGGCCTGGCCTACCAAAAAGAAGTTCCCGTTAACTGGTGCCCTGGTTTAAAAACGGTGCTGGCCAATGAAGAAGTGGTTGATGGAAAAAGTGAAAGAGGAGGGCACCCTGTTTTTAAGAAGCCCATGAAACAGTGGATGCTAAAAATTACAGACTATGCAGAAGAACTACTAAACGACTTAGACACTTTAGATTGGCCTCAAAAAACCAAAGACATGCAGCGGCACTGGATTGGTAAAAGTGTGGGTGCAAACATCTGCTTTAAAACCGAAAATACAGACGATGTAATTTCTGTTTTTACTACTAGGCCCGATACTATATTTGGAGTTAGCTTTATTGTTTTAGCTCCAGAACACTTACTAAGCCTATCTATTTGCACGGAAGAAAAAAAGCAAGAAGTAAAAACTTATATCGAAAAAGCCAGTAGCATTAGCGAGTTGGATAGAAAAAGTAACACTATAAAGCAAGGTGTTTTTACGGGAACTTATGCCGTACACCCTCTTACAAAAAAACTATTGCCTATTTGGATTGCTGATTATGTGTTAATGGATTATGGCTCTGGGGCTATTATGGCAGTGCCTGCTCACGACCAACGCGATTATGACTTTGCCACTAAATATCAATTAGATATTTTACCAGTATTAAAAAGCAATGAATTAAAAACAACATTACCCTTTACCGAAGAAGGCAGCTTAATTAATTCTAAACACCTAAATGGCCTTTCTAAAACTGCGGCCATTACAGAAATAATTAAGACCATAGAAGAAAAAAAAATAGGAAAAAAAGAAGTCCAATACAAATTAAGAGATTGGTTATTTAGCAGACAACGGTACTGGGGAGAGCCTTTTCCTGTAGTGCACACTAATGGTGGTCAGTGCGTAGGAGTTTCTCATGAAGAGTTACCCGTTAGTCTTCCGCAAACGCCCAACTATGAACCCACAGATACCGGCGAGGCTCCCTTGGCTAGAATTGAAGAATTTGTTAATTATTCTTACAATGGCATTACAGGAAAAAGAGAAACCGACACCATGCCTGGGTCGGCAGGGTCTTCTTGGTATTTTTTACGCTACACCGATCCACACAATAATAAAGAAGCCTTTAGTTTTGATAAACAAAAATATTGGATGCCCGTAGATTTATATGTAGGAGGAAGTGAGCATAGCGTTGGTCATTTACTGTATTCTCGATTTTGGCAAAAAGTATTATTTAATGCAGGCCTAAGTTCTTACAAAGAACCTTTTAAAAAATTAGTTCATCAAGGAGTAGTTATTGGTCCTGATGGGCAAAGAATGTCTAAATCTAAGGGTAATGTTGTTAGCGCTGATGATGTTAAAAATAATATCGGAGCCGATGCCACCAGAGCCTACATTTGTTTTATGGGACCTTTTGAAAAAGATAAGCTTTGGAACAGCGACGGGGCCGAAGGAATTAAAAAATTTTTAGAGCGTTACTACAGGCTTTGTCTAGATGAAAAAGGGAATGCCATTACAGAAAACTTAAGTCCCAACCAAATTTCTCCACTCTTATTAAAACTATATCACAAAACTGTTAAAAAAGTGGGACAAGATATTGAAACCATGAATTTTAATACTGCCCTTAGCAGTCTTATGGTTTTAACTAACCAACTGTATAAAGAAAATGTAAAACCGCATTTTATACTCCAGGCCATGTGCCAACTTTTAATGCCCTTTACCCCTCACTTGAGTGAAGAAATTTGGGAAAGGCTAGGGCAAACTGGCCTTGTGTCTTTAGCTCAGTGGCCAAAATATGACGAAGAGCTTACCAAAGAAAACAGCATGCAAATGGGCGTGCAAGTAAATGGAAAAATGCGTGGTCTTATTGAAGTCACTCAACAAACCTCCCAAGAAGAAGCTGTAAAAAAAGCAGAAACATTAAAGCCTTATACTCAGGCTTTACAAGATAAAAAAATATTGAAAATTATTTATAAACCCGGAAAAATTTTAAACATTATTACTTCTCGGTAA